One segment of Streptomyces sp. NBC_01463 DNA contains the following:
- a CDS encoding SPOR domain-containing protein, producing the protein MLGRDTMSDSGAVLPWLVIRQDDNGNRYRVGRYATQDEAQRTADKLEGRGHKQLYWVERIGQTARP; encoded by the coding sequence ATGCTCGGGAGGGACACGATGAGCGACAGCGGTGCCGTGCTCCCTTGGCTGGTGATACGGCAGGACGACAACGGCAACCGCTACCGCGTGGGCAGGTACGCCACGCAGGACGAGGCGCAGCGGACCGCCGACAAGCTGGAGGGCCGCGGACACAAGCAGCTCTACTGGGTGGAGCGCATAGGGCAGACCGCCAGGCCGTAG
- a CDS encoding GntR family transcriptional regulator, with amino-acid sequence MTFGEQPAYLRVASDLREKIVNGSLPPHTRLPSQARIREEYGVSDTVALEARKVLMAEGLVEGRSGSGTYVRERPVPRRIARSGFRSEAGASPFRQEQTAEGARGTWESRSEQEGASPEIAERLGIEPGDRVMRTRYVFRDAGEAMMLSTSWETLAVTGRTPVMLPEEGPLGGCGVVERMAAIDVVVDNVAEQVGARPGLAEELLALGGVPGHVVMVIERTYYASGRPVETADVVVPADRYRIAYHLPVR; translated from the coding sequence GTGACTTTCGGTGAGCAGCCCGCCTATCTGCGCGTTGCGAGCGATCTGCGAGAGAAGATCGTCAACGGTTCGCTGCCGCCGCATACCCGCCTGCCCTCGCAGGCGCGTATCCGCGAGGAATACGGAGTATCGGACACCGTCGCGCTGGAGGCGCGCAAGGTGCTGATGGCCGAGGGGCTGGTCGAGGGCCGCTCCGGCTCCGGCACGTATGTCCGCGAGCGCCCGGTCCCGCGTCGGATCGCCCGTTCCGGCTTCCGCTCGGAGGCCGGGGCGAGCCCGTTCCGGCAGGAGCAGACGGCGGAGGGGGCGCGCGGGACCTGGGAGTCCCGCAGCGAGCAGGAGGGGGCGAGCCCGGAGATCGCCGAACGGCTCGGGATCGAGCCGGGCGACCGGGTGATGCGTACGCGCTACGTGTTCCGGGACGCCGGTGAGGCGATGATGCTCTCCACCTCCTGGGAGACCCTCGCGGTCACGGGCCGCACACCGGTGATGCTGCCGGAGGAGGGCCCGTTGGGCGGCTGCGGGGTGGTCGAGCGGATGGCCGCGATCGATGTCGTCGTGGACAACGTGGCCGAGCAGGTCGGCGCGCGCCCGGGGCTGGCGGAGGAGCTCCTGGCGCTCGGCGGGGTGCCGGGCCATGTGGTGATGGTGATCGAGCGGACGTACTACGCGTCGGGTCGCCCGGTCGAGACCGCCGACGTGGTGGTGCCGGCCGACCGCTACCGGATCGCCTACCACCTGCCCGTCCGTTGA
- a CDS encoding glycoside hydrolase family 18 protein has protein sequence MRRRTLSGLAIAAAGLSLAATLSPAANASPGHGTDRGNHHQGSAPDYKRVGYFTQWGVYGRDFQVKDLETSGTAAKLTHLNYSFGNVNADGKCFTGNVPGEADAWADYVRPLDDAGSVDGVADTDDQALAGNFNQLRELKAKHPGLKVMISLGGWSWSTHFSDAARTAASRKAFVSSCIDLYIKGNLPVDGTRGGQGAAAGLFDGVDIDWEWPGSAGDTDTVFRPEDKRNFTALVHEFRTQLDAYAKSGAASRKGGHHGRKPKHYDLSAFVPASPEKIDAGFDVPRVMRDFDFVNLQGYDFHVSGEKTTAQQSALYAKGDFSGDRTVRDWLKRGAPARKLVLGMSFYGQGWTGVTGGGDGLGQPAAAPAPATWAAGYEDYKALKKLAESGTYKVHRNVRDGSAWLFDGTTLWTYDDPQVLRTKTAYIRDHRLGGAMFWSLDGDTDDGELMTAVDRGLSRR, from the coding sequence ATGCGTCGAAGAACCCTGTCCGGACTGGCCATTGCCGCCGCCGGGCTCTCGCTGGCAGCCACTCTCTCCCCCGCCGCCAACGCCTCCCCGGGCCACGGCACGGACCGCGGGAACCACCACCAGGGCTCCGCGCCCGACTACAAGCGCGTCGGCTACTTCACCCAATGGGGCGTCTACGGGCGCGACTTCCAGGTCAAGGACCTGGAGACGAGCGGCACGGCGGCCAAGCTCACCCACCTCAACTACTCGTTCGGCAACGTGAACGCCGACGGGAAGTGCTTCACCGGCAACGTGCCCGGCGAGGCCGACGCCTGGGCGGACTACGTCCGTCCGCTGGACGACGCGGGCTCGGTGGACGGCGTCGCCGACACCGACGACCAGGCCCTCGCGGGCAACTTCAACCAGCTGCGCGAGCTCAAGGCCAAGCACCCCGGCCTCAAGGTGATGATCTCGCTCGGCGGCTGGAGCTGGTCCACGCACTTCTCGGACGCGGCCCGCACCGCCGCCTCCCGCAAGGCCTTCGTCTCCTCCTGCATCGACCTGTACATCAAGGGCAACCTGCCGGTGGACGGGACGCGCGGCGGTCAGGGCGCGGCGGCCGGTCTCTTCGACGGGGTGGACATCGACTGGGAGTGGCCCGGGTCCGCCGGTGACACCGACACCGTCTTCCGCCCGGAGGACAAGCGGAACTTCACGGCTCTGGTGCACGAGTTCCGCACCCAGCTGGACGCGTACGCGAAGAGCGGCGCCGCCTCGCGCAAGGGCGGCCACCACGGCCGGAAGCCCAAGCACTACGACCTCTCGGCGTTCGTCCCCGCCTCCCCCGAGAAGATCGACGCCGGCTTCGACGTACCGCGCGTCATGCGGGACTTCGACTTCGTGAACCTCCAGGGATACGACTTCCACGTCTCGGGCGAGAAGACGACGGCCCAGCAGTCCGCGCTGTACGCGAAGGGCGACTTCAGCGGCGACCGGACCGTGCGCGACTGGCTGAAGCGCGGCGCCCCGGCCCGCAAGCTGGTGCTGGGGATGTCGTTCTACGGTCAGGGCTGGACCGGGGTGACCGGTGGCGGCGACGGCCTCGGCCAGCCCGCCGCGGCCCCCGCGCCCGCCACCTGGGCGGCCGGCTACGAGGATTACAAGGCCCTCAAGAAGCTGGCCGAATCCGGTACGTACAAGGTCCACCGCAACGTCCGTGACGGCAGCGCCTGGCTGTTCGACGGCACCACGCTGTGGACGTACGACGACCCGCAGGTCCTGCGCACCAAGACCGCGTACATCCGCGACCACCGGCTCGGCGGCGCGATGTTCTGGTCGCTGGACGGGGACACGGACGACGGCGAGCTGATGACCGCCGTCGACCGCGGACTCTCCCGGCGCTAG
- a CDS encoding pyridoxal-phosphate dependent enzyme — protein MLAVMATTTYRCPQDGTRAAVTSLTWCCPLCGGPWDLDFESAPLRADALPGRVNSLWRYEEVLPLSAPATTLGEGRTPLVPLTGTVSAKLDFLMPTLSFKDRGAVMLAELARGLAPERVVADSSGNAGTAVAAYCARAALPCTVYVPEGTSAKKTEQIRAHGARLEVVPGDREATARAARAAAGTPGTFYASHVFNPYFLHGTKTYVYELWEDLGGRLPDAIAVPVGNGTLLLGAALATAELLAQGLIDTRPALVAVQAEAVSPLAAAFHAGADDLLDTPAGALASPTLAEGIAIPRPPRARAILAAVRESGGTFLTVTEDRIRDAQLDLAARGFYVETTGVACWAAVGGWTDRSVVVPLCGAGLKTGLAAV, from the coding sequence ATGCTGGCCGTCATGGCCACCACCACCTACCGCTGCCCGCAGGACGGCACCCGTGCCGCCGTCACCTCGCTGACCTGGTGCTGCCCGCTCTGCGGCGGCCCGTGGGACCTCGACTTCGAGAGCGCCCCCTTGCGCGCCGACGCCCTGCCCGGCCGGGTCAACTCCCTGTGGCGGTACGAGGAGGTCCTGCCGCTCTCCGCCCCCGCGACCACCCTCGGCGAGGGCCGCACCCCGCTCGTGCCGCTCACCGGCACGGTCTCGGCCAAACTCGACTTCCTGATGCCGACGCTCTCCTTCAAGGACCGGGGCGCGGTGATGCTCGCCGAGCTGGCCCGCGGCCTCGCCCCCGAGCGCGTCGTCGCGGACAGCAGCGGCAACGCGGGCACGGCCGTCGCCGCGTACTGCGCCCGCGCCGCGCTGCCCTGCACGGTGTACGTCCCCGAGGGCACGTCCGCGAAGAAGACCGAACAGATCAGGGCCCACGGCGCCCGGCTGGAGGTCGTCCCCGGAGACCGCGAGGCGACCGCGCGGGCGGCCCGCGCCGCTGCCGGCACCCCGGGCACCTTCTACGCCTCGCACGTCTTCAACCCGTACTTCCTGCACGGCACGAAGACCTATGTGTACGAGCTCTGGGAGGATCTCGGCGGCCGGCTCCCGGACGCCATCGCCGTACCGGTCGGCAACGGCACGCTGCTCCTCGGCGCGGCCCTGGCCACGGCCGAACTCCTCGCCCAGGGCCTGATCGACACCCGGCCCGCGCTGGTCGCCGTCCAGGCCGAGGCCGTGTCGCCGCTGGCCGCAGCCTTCCACGCGGGGGCCGACGACCTCCTCGACACCCCGGCCGGCGCCCTCGCCTCCCCCACCCTCGCCGAGGGCATCGCCATCCCGCGCCCGCCGCGCGCCCGGGCGATCCTGGCGGCGGTGCGGGAGTCGGGCGGCACCTTCCTGACCGTGACCGAGGACCGGATCCGCGACGCCCAGCTGGATCTGGCCGCGCGCGGTTTCTACGTGGAGACGACGGGGGTGGCCTGCTGGGCGGCGGTGGGCGGCTGGACCGACCGCAGCGTCGTCGTCCCGCTGTGCGGCGCGGGCCTCAAGACGGGGCTCGCGGCGGTGTGA
- a CDS encoding discoidin domain-containing protein: MSLSRTSLLTSLVVCALIAPLLPGASAAGRPAAPAPAVACGRDTDPAWAPTSTVFGEAAGYDPYVGNGYLGHRVPAAGAGYAEREEKTGWPLYTPRYDGAFVSGLFGREKDLAAGREVAAALPSWTGLDVRVGKETYGSATPAGRISHYRQTVFLRCGLVRTSLRWTTADGRATDLTYEVLADRAEVHTGAVRLRMTPHWSGTATVTGRLDPRGARRIALADDGTFRTRGTGTAGAIVQTMRPAGANGQPSRVTSGRTYTYLKYVGVDTALTSRAPRTTAREASRRGARLGWSAVLAENAAVWRRDWSADVSVPGSPDLQKWLRSAQYGLLASTRTGSRDSIAPAGLTSDNYAGMVFWDAETWMYPGLLATRPELARSVVEYRYRTRDEARTNAEKLGFEGLFYPWTSASRGSLWSECQSWNPPHCVTQNHLQGDVSLAVWQYYLATGDRDWLAGHGWQLLRGIADFWASRATANDDGSYSVKEVAGPDEYSNGVTDGVFTNAVAATALRNATRAAQLLGHAAPAGWKEVADGLRIPYDPDRKLYLQYAGYDGSTIKQADTVLLIYPLEWPMEPGAAASTLDYYAARTDPDGPAMTDSVHAIDAAAIGEPGCAAYTYLQRAVRPFMRGPYALFSEARGAKAGAQDPLSGFPADDFLTGKGGFLQVFTHGLTGLRLREDGVRLDPMLPPQLREGVKLTGLRYRGRTYDIAIGPRTTEVRLTSGAPFTLHAPSGPRTLSTALTLPTRRPDLTPTTDAARCRPATATSETPGLYAAAAVDGSTATAWSPDGAAGTLTVELGRTAPVTGFAPEWTDVPPASHRLETSADGRNWQPYRAGAVAREVRVTVRSADAAAPAGVRELRVTQP, from the coding sequence GTGAGCCTCTCGCGTACCTCTCTCCTCACCTCCCTCGTCGTGTGCGCCCTGATCGCGCCCCTGCTGCCCGGCGCGTCCGCCGCCGGCCGGCCGGCCGCCCCCGCTCCCGCCGTGGCCTGCGGCCGGGACACGGATCCCGCCTGGGCTCCGACGTCCACCGTCTTCGGCGAGGCGGCCGGGTACGACCCGTACGTCGGCAACGGCTATCTGGGGCACCGCGTGCCGGCGGCGGGCGCCGGGTACGCCGAACGTGAGGAGAAGACCGGCTGGCCGCTGTACACCCCGCGCTACGACGGGGCGTTCGTCTCCGGGCTCTTCGGCCGTGAGAAGGACCTGGCGGCGGGCCGCGAGGTGGCCGCCGCGCTGCCGAGCTGGACCGGTCTCGACGTGCGCGTGGGCAAGGAGACCTACGGCTCCGCCACCCCGGCGGGCCGGATCTCCCACTACCGCCAGACGGTGTTCCTGCGCTGCGGACTGGTGCGTACCTCGCTGCGCTGGACCACGGCCGACGGCCGCGCGACCGACCTGACGTACGAGGTGCTGGCCGACCGCGCCGAGGTGCACACCGGTGCCGTACGGCTGCGCATGACCCCGCACTGGAGCGGCACGGCGACGGTCACCGGCCGGCTCGACCCGCGCGGCGCACGCCGGATCGCCCTCGCGGACGACGGGACGTTCCGCACGCGGGGCACGGGGACGGCGGGCGCGATCGTCCAGACGATGCGCCCGGCCGGCGCGAACGGGCAGCCGTCCCGGGTGACTTCCGGGCGTACGTACACGTATCTGAAGTACGTCGGCGTCGACACCGCGCTGACCTCGCGCGCCCCGCGCACCACCGCGCGCGAGGCCTCCAGGCGCGGGGCGCGGCTGGGCTGGTCCGCCGTCCTCGCCGAGAACGCCGCCGTCTGGCGCCGGGACTGGTCCGCGGACGTGTCCGTGCCGGGCAGCCCCGATCTGCAGAAGTGGCTGCGCTCCGCCCAGTACGGCCTGCTCGCCTCCACCCGCACGGGTTCCCGCGACAGCATCGCCCCGGCCGGGCTGACCAGCGACAACTACGCGGGCATGGTGTTCTGGGACGCGGAGACCTGGATGTATCCGGGGCTGCTGGCCACCCGTCCCGAACTGGCCCGTTCGGTCGTCGAGTACCGCTACCGGACACGCGACGAGGCCCGTACGAACGCGGAGAAGCTCGGCTTCGAGGGGCTGTTCTACCCGTGGACGAGCGCGAGCAGGGGCAGTCTCTGGTCCGAGTGCCAGAGCTGGAACCCGCCGCACTGCGTGACCCAGAACCATCTCCAGGGCGACGTCTCGCTGGCCGTCTGGCAGTACTACCTGGCCACCGGCGACCGTGACTGGCTGGCCGGACACGGCTGGCAACTGCTCCGGGGCATCGCCGACTTCTGGGCCTCGCGCGCCACCGCGAACGACGACGGCAGCTACTCGGTGAAGGAGGTGGCGGGCCCGGACGAGTACAGCAACGGCGTCACGGACGGGGTCTTCACCAACGCCGTCGCGGCCACCGCCCTGCGCAACGCCACCCGCGCGGCGCAGCTCCTCGGGCACGCCGCCCCCGCCGGGTGGAAGGAGGTCGCGGACGGTCTGCGCATCCCGTACGACCCGGACCGCAAGCTCTATCTCCAGTACGCGGGATACGACGGCTCGACGATCAAGCAGGCCGACACGGTCCTGCTGATCTATCCCCTGGAATGGCCGATGGAGCCGGGTGCCGCCGCCTCGACGCTCGACTACTACGCGGCGCGCACCGATCCGGACGGCCCGGCGATGACGGACTCGGTCCATGCGATCGACGCGGCCGCGATCGGCGAGCCGGGCTGCGCCGCGTACACGTATCTCCAGCGCGCGGTCCGCCCGTTCATGCGCGGTCCGTACGCCCTCTTCAGTGAGGCGCGCGGCGCGAAGGCCGGTGCCCAGGACCCTCTCTCCGGTTTCCCGGCCGACGACTTCCTGACCGGGAAGGGCGGCTTCCTCCAGGTGTTCACGCACGGGCTGACGGGCCTGCGGCTGCGCGAGGACGGGGTGCGTCTGGACCCGATGCTGCCGCCGCAGCTGCGCGAGGGGGTGAAGCTGACAGGGCTGCGGTACCGGGGCCGTACGTACGACATCGCGATCGGCCCCCGGACGACGGAGGTCCGGCTGACGTCGGGCGCGCCCTTCACGCTCCACGCCCCGTCCGGCCCCCGCACCCTGTCCACGGCGCTCACCCTGCCCACCCGCCGCCCGGACCTGACGCCGACCACCGACGCGGCCCGCTGCCGCCCGGCGACGGCGACCTCGGAGACGCCCGGTCTGTACGCGGCGGCCGCCGTGGACGGCAGTACGGCGACGGCCTGGTCCCCGGACGGCGCGGCGGGCACGCTGACGGTGGAGCTGGGACGGACGGCCCCGGTGACCGGGTTCGCGCCCGAGTGGACGGACGTGCCCCCTGCCTCGCACCGCCTGGAGACCTCGGCCGACGGCCGGAACTGGCAGCCGTACCGGGCGGGGGCGGTGGCCCGGGAGGTGCGGGTGACGGTCCGTTCGGCGGACGCGGCCGCACCGGCGGGCGTACGGGAACTGAGGGTCACGCAGCCGTAG
- a CDS encoding DMT family transporter, producing the protein MEATFRWVLITAIAPVAWGTNYYVTHAYLPAGTPLYGAAIRALPAGLLLLAVRRQLPHGSWWWKAAVLGVLNMGGFFALVYVAAQLLPTSTASTIMAASPVAMMLIAWALVAERPGLLPLLGAAAGIGGVCLMLLTGQVSADVRGVLASVAALLMSSLGYILTKRWGAGTDVLASTSWQLIAGGLLLLPLAAAVEGAPPALDGPAVLGFGYVTVVATALAFAAWFAGLRHLPAATVGLVGLLNPVTGVLLGTVIAGESLTLRQVCGLVLVLAGILLGRPAARRRPLGAAPGTRTTAA; encoded by the coding sequence ATGGAAGCTACTTTTCGGTGGGTGCTGATCACGGCGATCGCTCCGGTGGCCTGGGGCACGAACTACTACGTCACCCACGCCTACCTGCCCGCCGGCACCCCGCTGTACGGCGCCGCCATCCGGGCCCTGCCCGCCGGACTGCTGCTTCTGGCCGTCCGTCGGCAGCTGCCCCACGGCTCCTGGTGGTGGAAGGCCGCCGTCCTCGGCGTCCTCAACATGGGCGGCTTCTTCGCCCTCGTGTACGTCGCCGCGCAACTGCTCCCGACCAGCACCGCCTCGACGATCATGGCGGCCTCGCCCGTGGCCATGATGCTGATCGCCTGGGCGCTCGTCGCCGAGCGGCCGGGACTGCTGCCCCTGCTGGGGGCCGCCGCCGGCATCGGCGGGGTCTGCCTGATGCTGCTGACCGGGCAGGTGTCGGCCGACGTCCGCGGCGTGCTGGCCTCCGTCGCCGCCCTGCTGATGTCGTCCCTCGGCTACATCCTCACCAAGCGCTGGGGCGCCGGGACCGACGTCCTCGCCTCGACCTCCTGGCAGCTGATCGCCGGCGGCCTTCTGCTGCTGCCCCTCGCCGCGGCCGTCGAGGGCGCGCCGCCCGCGCTCGACGGACCGGCCGTCCTCGGATTCGGATACGTCACGGTGGTGGCGACCGCACTCGCCTTCGCCGCCTGGTTCGCCGGTCTGCGCCATCTGCCCGCGGCGACCGTCGGCCTGGTCGGGCTGCTCAACCCGGTGACCGGGGTGCTGCTCGGCACCGTGATCGCCGGGGAGTCGCTCACCCTCCGGCAGGTCTGCGGGCTCGTCCTCGTCCTGGCCGGGATCCTGCTCGGCCGGCCGGCAGCGCGCCGACGGCCGCTCGGCGCAGCCCCGGGTACGCGGACTACGGCTGCGTGA
- a CDS encoding MarR family transcriptional regulator → MPDSTAPQPPALDHVARIQAEWARERPDLDVRPQGVIGRLHRLAGLLTEELCVVYRRFGLSEGEFDVLAALRRAGEPFERAPGELAAHTMVTTGAMTKRIDRLERAGLVTRRRAADDGRARVVALTHAGRDLIDRAFTEHMRNERRLLDTLTGDEAAALEPLLTTWLQRVEPAREG, encoded by the coding sequence ATGCCGGATTCCACCGCCCCGCAGCCCCCCGCCCTGGACCACGTGGCCCGCATCCAGGCGGAGTGGGCCCGCGAACGCCCGGATCTCGACGTACGCCCCCAGGGCGTGATCGGCCGTCTGCACCGGCTGGCCGGGCTGCTCACCGAGGAACTCTGCGTGGTCTACCGCCGGTTCGGCCTGAGCGAGGGCGAGTTCGACGTCCTGGCGGCGCTGCGCCGGGCCGGTGAGCCGTTCGAACGGGCCCCTGGCGAACTGGCCGCGCACACCATGGTCACCACCGGCGCGATGACCAAGCGCATCGACCGCCTGGAGCGGGCCGGCCTGGTCACCCGCCGCCGCGCCGCCGACGACGGCCGCGCCCGCGTGGTGGCCCTCACCCACGCGGGCCGCGACCTGATCGACCGGGCCTTCACCGAGCACATGCGCAACGAACGCCGCCTCCTCGACACCCTGACGGGGGACGAGGCGGCGGCGCTGGAACCGCTGCTGACGACGTGGCTGCAACGGGTGGAGCCGGCGCGGGAGGGCTGA